The genome window TAAACCTGCTTGAGAGTTGGATTCTGCATTTTCCTTTTCGGTTTGTTACTGTTTATAATCTGTCCTAAGTCATCAGCgtccagcactttggtcaacctggttgttttaaatgtgcttcaTAAATTAAGTTGGATTGGATCACTTGATTTCATTTTATAGATTAAAGTACATGTATTTTAGCGGAATCTTTGTTTTGCCATGGACCTAAATATCAGGAGTCAGTTCCTTGTGAGATTTCTGATTTGTTTTAAGGAAAATGAGATATTTCCAGTAGTGTTTGATGGGTGGATGTCTCAGTAAAGCCTCTGCTCCTGGAATATCACATTCCAGTCCTGTGAGGTGGTGGGCAGCCTCTGATATGAGCAGAAAGTGGAATGTCAGACAGAAGGCCAGGCAGGGCAGCACTGCCCGCCACATCTCCAGACGTGGCAATAAGCAAATGTTGGGGGGTCAGTGCTGGCTGGACtgggaaaagaaaagagcagcagcaggaggaggaggaggaggaggaggaggaggaggaggaggagactaAGTGACACAAATATAGAGACAGTTTGTGTCAAATATGAGTGAAAGTCAGAAGAAAACCATCAAAACTGATTAGGAAGTATGATCAACGCTGTTTGAGTTGTTACAACAGGTAATTTctccttgtgggattaataaagtatacgtTATTATTGATATTAGGTCAAGACATCAACCAATGTTATAGAGTAAGTTCTTACAATTCAGAGAAATCTAAATTCACTGTTTAGATTGAAGTTTAACTtcaatttgctgttttttttatcatcgtAAACAGATTACTTTGACTTTTGGCCAGTGGGTCAGACAAACATTGCATTCTGTGAAATTTTGACTATATCACTATTTATATTTCCCTACATCAAATGATTATTTAAGTAATAAGTAATAATTGAGGTATTGTTAATGAAAATAGTTTAGATAGTAGatcattttcaacatttgacAGAGTCAGTAAGCAGTacgttctttttttctttcttagatGCCAAACTGGGGAGGAGGTGCCAAGTGTGCTGCCTGTGAGAAGACCGCGTATCATGCAGAGGAGATCCAGTGCAACGGGAGGAGCTTCCATAAGACATGCTTCATCTGCAGTAAGCGaacctcttctttcttttcttctccggCAGAAGGAGTGTCATCGTGGACCAGCAGAACATAGAGCTGTTCAACAGCATTCCTCTATGTCTCATTTGCCCCTATCCGCCCTGTTTATCACTTTCCTAAATTGTATCCTTACCTTTTTTATTCTTCcttacttttttcccctctgtatTTGGGTTTCTTGCGTTCTTCCGATCTTTCTcgcctccctctctttcttaaCTCTCACCATCTACATACTTGTGTCACTTCGTGTACACCTCCTACTGatgctcttttcttttcatattcCAGCCAGCACTGAGCATGTTCTCTCAGCAATCTCTCCCACCCAACATTTGCTAATTGCTTAAAACTTATGAGACATATTTGAGCATCATATACTAATGGTCTAAGCCAAGGCCACCCAATTTGGGACCCTCTATATGTGCTCTATATGTTTTGGCCCGCCACGGATTCGACATGCTCATGCTTATTCTACCCTTATCCTCACAGTAATGActacaaaacatacattttgttcAGTTAAAAAGTACATAATCTGAGTTTAACAGCAATGTAAAGCACAGTGCTGATAGACTTCCCATGTAAATTACAGACATACGTTTTGCCTTCGCCAAATGGCAAGAATTGCAGTATTCTTcaacatcaacatttatttttggcccATGGACCTTCCATCCAGATACATTTTGGCCCTTCATCTGAAAGAATTTGGTCACCTTTGGTCTAAACCCTCATACACTAAACTTTCAAAATTTGAATAGGTGCCTAACAAAAACACGTTTATTACAGATTTATGACTAACAAATTTGACACAGTGCTGATCTGCATGTCTAGGATGAGTATTTTCAAATGATTGCAATGCTTCTGCTAAACAGCACAGTTTCATTACAGTTCAACAACTGTTTAGATCACTTGctctctataaaaaaaaaaaggccttttcTCATATGATGTGTTCTGGTAGTTTAATGGCCGCTCTCTGGCTTTGACTGGCCAGCTGAGTTTCCACTCCTCTTCTTCTGAATTCTTATAACCAGATCTCCAGGGACACCTCATGTAGGTTCTCTGCACAATCACAAACACTCAGCAGCTGGTTGGACGGGAGTCCGTGTGACTGCTGAGTGCTGAATTGTTCCAGTGGGGGCTCTGAAAGGCCGCTGCCATTACCTCAACCATCCGCTAAGTGTTCATCTTTTCTCAGACATCCAGCTCACACTCCCCTCGCTTCCTACAAATAGAAACACAGGACATCTGACTATGTGTAATTCCACTGTTGACTGATAAAACTGGCAAAGTTGGGAGCTTTATTTAACCGCCGATACTCCACCATGACACTCCCCagtctggggaaaaaaatgtaaccacGATGTCTCTCAGCCAGAAAACTGGTTCAAACGtgtaaaacatttgtttatttcacacaGTGAGCTGCAGAAAAGGGCTGGACAGCACCACAGTCGCAGCGCACGAGTCTGAGATTTACTGCAAGTCCTGTTATGGCAAGAAATATGGGCCAAAAGGCTACGGATACGGGCAAGGAGCTGGAGCTCTGAGCTCTGACCCTCCGGGAGATGTTGGCCTGCAGCCTCAAGAGTATGTGTTCACCCAAATCACTTATGTCAACATGTAATATTTTCTTACATTTCCCTAGTGTGGTATTGAACCACATAGGTTGTTTTATGAGCAGAGAATTTAAGTTGAACCTGTAGAATTTCCCCTTCATTAGCCCCCTTCACTTTTGGGGATTTGGGTGAATTGAACCTTTAATTGTTGGCATTCAAACTGGTTAATTTCACCTTTTCCAAGTATGATCAGGAATAATTTCTGAATACAGAAACACATCTataactttaattttttcttttttaccttctacattaaaaagaaaaacaaaacaatacacatcaTGGTGTAAATATAGATTTAGTGTCCCATGATGCCTTTCAGAGGGATTTCCACTCGGaaatacggggggggggggtacaaaaTTGTAAATGGTCAAAGATAGTGAATACATAAAAGCATGTTGGTCATTAGCAGATTCAAAACACAgcaatatgtatttaaaaattaGGGGTAGAATAATTCTTAGATGCATTACGATTCCAGAACAATTTGATGCACGATGCAGAAAAGTTAATAaatcgataaaaaaaaaaaaagaagttacttaacttatttaaaagttacagtcTCCAGATACCACATTACATGGGACCACCACATGTTTTATGTtgtccacctttaaacatgactgagcctctgacatggaggATCACTGAGAGAAGGGGACTTTCACAGGCATGTTTCAGGCTGAAGCGTGGACTACACAATACAAACCGCACACAtggaaatgtactgtacataaatatataccCTGCGGCCATATGCTGCATATCATTTCCCTTCTTTCTCctatttcatgtcttcagctgtcctacagaaataaaaggcctaaatgccccaaataataaatgtatttttttgttaaagtcaAACACTAGTGACCAAGAGGTGTCATCACACTGTGTCtttttgtttctagctccaaaCCACAACCAGCTTCTTCAAACTCCACTGACAGTAAACCTTCCCAGAAGTTTGGATGTTCAGACCGCTGCCCTCGCTGCTCCAAAGCCGTCTACGCAGCAGAGAAGGTGATGGGAGCGGGGAAGGTAAGAAGCACTACAACAAGCCTCTGGACACCCACACACGGGATGTTAGTTATTCTGGCTGACTAGACTCTGCTCAGGTTGAAAGTGGCTCGGAAGGGAATTTAGTAGATCAAAAATACTGTCGACCAATGAGAATGATAAAGCTGTCATTTGTCCCACCCTTACAGGAGCAACAAAGCCATAAAGAGACTCAggaagatatcaatcaatcagtctgTACACACCCAAACAGTTGGGGCAATCAGCCAGCTGAACTGAAAACCCCTCTGTAGTCGTTCAGGGTCTTTAAGTCtctggcttttattttaaaacctctGAACACATTCCTTAGTGTAATGTTGTTGCTTTCCTGTTGCACCAGCAGACGGACAGCACTCTGAATTCAGACCTCTTAGATCTAAAGAATTTTCAACACGCTTatttaacccttgcgttgtccttgggtcaaattgacccgtttcaacgtgttttatatcagaaatatggatttctttcaaccaaattgcccaaaaataacatggatgattccatacaatgttcttcaggtaaattAAGGATTGCTTAATCTTACaacatttgaattcttttttttcctttttaactttttttaactacccatctgtgatccactaaAAATCCTCAGAGCTTAaccattagtcaaaataattaataatttctgccttttttaactaaaaacttatgtataatttgatgtGAAAGAGGTCTGTTGACCATGAAtcccaagaataagtgtaaaacccaTTAATAAATCAGCTcaggttataaaaaaaaagtgccaaaaagatggaaaaagtgacaaatggaTAAGAAAAAGCGAAAggacaatcacaaaaaaaaaatgttaattttaaattttgacctggaaggacaagttaaTGGATAATGgcatgacaacacaagggttagaagtGTTTTAGTAATGTTCTCAATGACGCTACCAAGGAGTTCCTAAAGCCCAAACAAaaatagatactttattgatcctcaaGGAGAAATTACATTTGGTGTAACAGTGGCAGAGAATGAGGACCCAAGTGCAGAAACTACACTTACTTTGTGTAGTTGCAGGCAGGCGGCAAAGTAATCCTATGgacaaagagggagggagaggagggtcTGATATACTCCCACAGGCTGACGAGCTGATTGGGTGAGTGCTGATTGCAGGCAGCTGCAAAGACTCGCAACAAAAGTTTGATGTAGAAATGGAAAGATTTAAAGACAAAGTGgtagaaagaggaaggggatgGTGTATCAAGGGACTATTAGAATTAGGAGAAAATCCAACTGAGATGAAAAGGTCATTATTTAATTTGTACATGATCAAGATTAACACTGAGAATATGAGTaggtagtttttttatttaattatttgtctCTCTCGCTAAGAATGTGAACtcaacccttgcgttgtcttcaCCGTCgtccatgaacttgtccttcccgGTCGAAATAGAACAAttaactttttctgacttttttatgcttttcaaagcttttaaaaaaaaaagtatggtcaataaacctaataaAATGACATTATACCTAATTGttgagtttgaaaaaaaaaaaagcagatatgaattattttgactatcACATAATAATCACATACTGTTTGATGTCAAAGTTAGGTCAGGATGctgtttgaaaccatttcaacatttttttttcaaatgccatgataaaaaataaaacaactcaAATTCAATGGAGGTAAACATTAGTCTTACctgcaaagaaaatgaatgcatGGACGTACAGTACCGTATATGTTTTATGGGTTCCATACATCGTACATGCATGCACCATGGCCATGGCCATGCATGCAAGTTGTTTGGGGGcaatttggtttaaaagaaacccatatttctgacataaaaaaactttgaaaacggaaGAAGCAAGGNNNNNNNNNNCAGGGTCATGTTGTTGCATGCTCCGATGCAGTAGGTGGCGGCATACACCTAAAAGTTAGTTTGTAGCCANNNNNNNNNNGTGGCTCAGTCAGTCAACTCAGGGATGAATAACAGTCAGCATGAGACTATCTACCAATGTGACAAgtgtttttgtgtaatgtaTTACTGTAGCCAGAACATTAACTGAGACATTTTGACCCCAattgcacaaaaaacaaaccaaaaaaagaccTGAAAACAAACGACCAACAACAGATCAGGATATCTCCACAATTTAGGCTAGATTTCCATCTGATAAACTGTGGACATGTAAGGGGCCCAACCCAAGAACACAAATCCactgaatttaaaattccaacactaagaaagcggaaggaaactgAAATTCATTAGTTATAGACTAACATTGGGGGCCCTAGGCTGCAATTTAAGCTTTGGACTGTTCTGTTTAAAAACTAGGTTTATATTAGATTATTtttctttggtgtgtgtgtgtgtgtgtgtgtgtgtgtgtgtgtgtgtgtgtgtgtgtgtgtgtgcgtgcgcgtagCCCTGGCATAAAACCTGTTTCCGCTGCGCCCTGTGTGGTAAAAGTCTGGAGTCGACCACAGTGACCGACAAGGATGGAGAGCTTTACTGTAaaggtactgtatatatactgtgcacacacaacacaaaacacagtttGAAAATTAATTCAGAAAATGCTGTTCATCAGtaactctttttttctaattttctcTTCAGTTTGCTACGCCAAAAACTTTGGCCCAAAAGGATTTGGACTGGGGAACGCCGCCATGTTGGAGAAACAACAGTCCTAGTTTTAAACTCACATTCACTGTCTCACTGCAGCTGTTCTAATGCAGACTCGGCCTTTTGTAATGTTGAAATGTTTGTAATACATGATCGACGCCATATTGGGCatcaaaataaagtatttctgattctgattctgaaaatcCTGGGCAGGTGAAATAACAGCACAGTCAGGCAAATTATTACGTTCACTGTAATCTTGAAAATGTTGCATAATACTTATGGTTCATGAGTACAAATTAAAAACCATTTTGTTACCCTAAGATGTATCATgaattcagtttttgttttcataaataaaGGGAAAGAGGAAACAGAGCTTTTAATTACAGTTCATGAAAAAATCAGAACTATACTCATAAGAATAATTTCAGATAATCGTTTTATTTGTGTTACATATTATATTTGTGATGTTTACTACTTACTGACGAATTACTACTACCCAACCCTGCTTATTTGTCTTTGAATTTATTGGTTACCACACGCTGTGTGTAAGGCAATTAGCAGTTCCTCATCTCATTAAAGTTAATTATTGATATAATCGTAATTGCATTCATGAATAATTATGGTCAACAATTAATTAGAATAATCAAGACAAGTGATTAACAAACATGAAGTGTTAATTTTTCCCAAATGTCAACAATTATGTGTGAGCAGCGGTGCAGAGCGGGATGGGATTagatgtttttgtcaaactaaTATTAAAGTTGTAATCTCACGCTGTTAAATTAGAAGAGATGAGACCACGGGGGAAAACCTTCAGAGTTAAAGTCCTTCCTAAAGAGGACTCCGTTTATTACACTACTTTTATTCCTTTGAGTTTTAACTTTTAGACATTGACCACAGTGGCTGCTTTAACACACTCTGTTCATTTTACATAGTCATTTGTCCCGTTAGCGTCAGGCCCGTTAATAGTGTAACGAGGCaagaatgaagaaaacaaaaaaaggacccGGTCGGTTAACAACAGTACAAACTGAGTCTTTACAAAGAACCAAGGAGTGGAACAGGTGTGGTGAGGGGCAGTGGATCGGACACATCCCTTTGATGTGGGAGATCcaggttcgattcccactgtgataTGTCAACCAACGTGTCCCTGAggaagacacttaacccctagttgctccagaggtgtgcaacTTGCTTGTGAAAGTCCCCTTCTCTCACActgatcttccatgtcagaggctcagtcatgtttaaaggtggagaaatGGCTTCttacaacatgaaacatgaggtggtcacgTAATATGATAAACCTGATATATAGCAAtaaagtcgctttggataaaagcgttaATGACATGTATGAGCCTCACCATAGTGATATTTACTGACAGTGTTTCCATCATATTGTCCAACCCATCATATGTAGAGGCCCGAGAATACACACAGAGGCAGTTAAGAGACAGGCACAACATTGCTTTATTGAAATATTATAGTGGTCATTGGTTATGAAACACATACAACTCTTAGAAAAGTCGTAAAACTAACACGTACAAATTTACTCGTACAAAGATCCTTTTTCCTTCCACAATAGATGATACAAAATAGGCTTGACGTGTtcgtaaaaaaacatctcaaaacTTCAGTTACAATTTAGGCCTTTAGAGGTTTGTTAACCTCACCCAAATTAACACATTTGTGATTTTCATGTCACTTACAATGGTCAAGTATAAGGCAGCAGCAGTCTGTACAAAGAGCAACTATATCAAACGATATCTACACAatcctttgtgttttgttgttttctaaaCTTCTGTTATGGTGGTCTCGCTTCACAAGGAGCCaacctgttaaaaaaataaataaatacactttgTGCTTTTGGTCCAGAACCACTGTGAAAGTCTGACCGTTGACCCTGAGcgacgggtggggggggggaggtcagACCAGGTCGGTGTGTCCGAACATGCGCTGGTCGCGGTCGGGGGGGAACTGCTGCGTCCAGTCGATGATGGCCGGTTTGAAGAGGCCACAACACCGCATCTGGAAGAAGGACAGCAGGTTCCGCACCACGCCCAGACTGCAGAGAGAGGGTTCAGTCAGAGTCCATGGAGAAATACTTTTTCACATGGCCAGGTACGGATTTACCACTGCCATCAAACCTTTTGTATGTCTAGCATtatctaaaatatattttttgtattgcGTTTTTGTGTTTGCTTGCCTGAAACAGCCCCTTGATCGACAAATCTAGTATTTTGACTTTTAACTGACTATACTGAGAGAGTATCAAGgaatgttttaatgaaaataaaatctggACTTTACCCCTGATTATGCTACTTGAAATTTGAaatgtgtatacattttttcttcttctctgtgatTTGCTAAATCAACCAGGTCTAGCACTTGGATGAACTTTCAATTTTGTCCAATCCTCACAGACATTTctgcaaaaatgtattaataagaAGATTTGGCTTTTATATTTCACCATCACTGCACCTTCATTCACAACCACAGTTACAGCCCAGGAACTGATTTTAAGTCAACACTAAAAAAGATGCATTTTGGGTCACACTTTTTCACATAAGCAATAATCACATGCAAGTTCCTGAACTTCCTGAACTGAAAccgaatagatttttttttttttttcaacgcaGAATCAAATTTTAAACTGTCTGAAAAGTAGCTTGGTTTCATGTTACTGTAATCTCAAACTACATCCTTGTGTTTTGTCAGACGTGTACCGATATATGCTGAGAAAAATTTGTAACATGAAAAAATGAGCTGCAAATTTCAACATGCATTTTGAACACCTAGTTGCACGGTCACAGTTCTCTCTGTAGACCTCGAGAACATCAGCTTACACATGTTCAATATGATTTAAGTCCTGATTTCATTTCCACAGAGACTAAATATCTTGTTTGACActttagtaataataataaatcaggGCTTATCTACAGGGCACAAGACCTTGACTGAAAAGCATAAAAAGGCTCCCCCTGAATTATAATAACAACTCAGCCATTAACTAAATACATTACTGCTCTGATGTcaattattgatttaaaattgTTTACCGACTGAAATAACGCACATGGCATTATAGAGCTGAACTGAAATGTGTAGGGCTGCCCCCTCTTAGGTGATTTGTCGTCTAATTTAGTCTTTAGTGGATACGTAATTTTTTACGCTTTTAAATGCtgaatgatttatttccaaGAAACATCCCTGGTAAACCCTAGATTAAAAATCAGACTTTTGTGTGATTCTTTCCAGAGAAACTCTGTTTTACAGATCAAATGGACTGCATTGATATTGCGCTTTTCTAGACCACTCAAAGCGCACAGATCTGTggataaaagcaacacaaaaaaatgtgcgCAAATATTCAAAATTAGTACACTAACTGATAACTGAAATCAACTCACTTGTATGGATTCTGTCTGAGGGAGACGGTTTGTCGGAGTTTCCTCTGGTGGAGCGTCAGGCTCGTCCTCTCTGCGGTGGTCAGTCCCAGGAAGGCAATCTGCTCCGACACAAAGAACAAACATCAATCTCACAGACAGGGAAAGCACCCATTGTGTGTATAAACACAGCAGGTCAGTGGACCGTGAAATGACAATTTGTGCACTGGCTCAACAGGGTGGCCTCCCTTGTGACTTTGACTTCAACTCTAAGGACCGGGCTACACTGCATATCTCTACCTGCGTGTGGCGGCTACCTCACTGAACAAATGTGGTGTCCACACAGACAGCGTTGCTGCCAGGCCCTCTGTCTACATTGAATTGGCCTTTTATAATGACCATCAAATACaggatataaaaaaaaccttgtgtGGCGGAAACAGGAGGTGTTGAGTTAAGAATTACTATTTAGATGTTTTTCACATCTGTAACATATTCTACAATTATAGACATAAAACTGCTGCTATAATATCACTACGACTAACAATAGATCATTTTCACTGTGTATTTTTGCTGAGAAGCACACATGTCAGGCAGAAACAATGGGCGACATGCAGAATTTCTGGTTAAGCCGCAGTCAAGCCATGCCTGAGCTGCGCTGTTGATACAGGCTGTGAGGctgctctaacctgttaacacGGGGGCTGTGAGGctgctctaacctgttaacgCGGGGGCTGTGAGGctgctctaacctgttaacacGGGGGCTGGTGGGCTAATCTAACCTGTTAACGCGGGGCTGTGAGGCTGCTCTAACCTGTAACGCGGGCTGTGTGCTGCTCTACCTGTTAACGCGGGGGCTGTGAGCTGCCTCTAACCTGTTAACGCGGGGGCTGTGAGGctgctctaacctgttaacacGGGGGCTGTGAGGctgctctaacctgttaacgCGGGGGCTGTGAGctgctctaacctgttaacacGGGGGCTGTGAGGctgctctaacctgttaacgCGGGGG of Etheostoma spectabile isolate EspeVRDwgs_2016 chromosome 1, UIUC_Espe_1.0, whole genome shotgun sequence contains these proteins:
- the csrp3 gene encoding cysteine and glycine-rich protein 3 is translated as MPNWGGGAKCAACEKTAYHAEEIQCNGRSFHKTCFICMSCRKGLDSTTVAAHESEIYCKSCYGKKYGPKGYGYGQGAGALSSDPPGDVGLQPQDSKPQPASSNSTDSKPSQKFGCSDRCPRCSKAVYAAEKVMGAGKPWHKTCFRCALCGKSLESTTVTDKDGELYCKVCYAKNFGPKGFGLGNAAMLEKQQS